A genomic stretch from Pseudomonas mendocina includes:
- a CDS encoding 3-hydroxyacyl-CoA dehydrogenase — translation MARSINIMGLVGTGVMGAGIAQIAAQAGVEVRLFDAREGAAQAARDNLNSTLSKLVAKGKISQEAADAALALLKPVATIEELAGCDMVVEAIIENLDVKRGLLTQLEGIVDDACILATNTSSLSVSAIATACKHPERVAGFHFFNPVPLMKVVEVIDGIATEPSVSEALLDLAKRMGHTGVRAQDTPGFIVNHAGRAYGTEALKILGEGVAPQGDVDRILREAAGFRMGPLELFDLTALDVSHPVMESIYTQYYHDPRYRPSPLTRQMLVAGRVGRKVGQGFYRYENGQMVDAPQPQAVPTVEQLPPVWVKAENDEDQLMLVELVKALGAQVEETEYPSDQALCLLAPYGDDATTAAISFDVDASRTLCIDVLTDLSRHRTLMMTPATRADMRDAAHALFARDGVGVTVIRDSVGFVCQRVLAMVVNLACDIAQQQIASAEDIDNAVRLGLGYPQGPLAWGDNLGPVRLLTILERMLEVTGDPRYRPSPWLRRRAHLGLSLRQTEPSAV, via the coding sequence ATGGCCCGTTCAATCAATATCATGGGTTTGGTCGGTACTGGCGTAATGGGCGCGGGTATTGCCCAAATCGCAGCACAGGCCGGTGTTGAAGTTCGTCTGTTTGACGCCCGTGAAGGCGCAGCACAAGCGGCCCGTGACAACCTCAACAGCACCCTCTCCAAACTCGTTGCCAAAGGCAAGATCAGCCAGGAGGCGGCTGACGCTGCTCTGGCGCTGCTCAAGCCTGTTGCCACCATCGAAGAACTGGCCGGTTGCGACATGGTGGTTGAAGCCATCATCGAAAACCTGGACGTCAAACGCGGCCTGCTGACTCAGCTGGAAGGCATCGTCGATGACGCCTGCATCCTGGCCACCAACACCTCGTCGCTGTCGGTTAGCGCCATTGCTACCGCATGCAAACACCCTGAGCGCGTAGCCGGTTTCCACTTCTTCAACCCAGTTCCGCTGATGAAGGTTGTAGAAGTCATCGACGGTATCGCCACCGAGCCTTCCGTCAGTGAAGCACTGCTGGACCTGGCCAAGCGCATGGGCCACACCGGTGTACGTGCTCAGGACACACCGGGCTTCATCGTCAACCACGCTGGCCGCGCTTACGGCACTGAAGCCCTGAAAATCCTAGGCGAAGGTGTTGCGCCGCAAGGTGATGTGGACCGCATCCTGCGTGAAGCCGCTGGCTTCCGTATGGGTCCGCTGGAGCTGTTCGACCTGACGGCGCTGGATGTATCCCACCCGGTGATGGAGTCCATCTACACCCAGTACTACCATGACCCGCGCTATCGCCCTTCCCCACTGACCCGCCAAATGCTGGTGGCAGGCCGTGTGGGCCGCAAGGTTGGCCAAGGCTTCTACCGTTATGAAAACGGTCAGATGGTTGATGCCCCGCAACCTCAGGCTGTGCCAACTGTTGAACAGTTGCCGCCGGTTTGGGTCAAGGCCGAGAACGATGAAGATCAGCTGATGCTGGTTGAGTTGGTCAAAGCACTTGGCGCTCAAGTTGAAGAAACCGAGTACCCATCGGACCAAGCCCTGTGCCTGCTCGCTCCTTATGGTGACGATGCAACCACCGCGGCCATCAGCTTCGATGTGGATGCTTCGCGCACCCTGTGCATTGATGTGCTGACCGATTTGTCCCGCCATCGCACCCTGATGATGACCCCAGCGACCCGCGCCGACATGCGCGATGCCGCACACGCCCTGTTCGCCCGTGACGGCGTCGGCGTGACCGTTATCCGCGACAGCGTAGGTTTCGTTTGCCAGCGTGTACTGGCCATGGTGGTCAACCTCGCCTGCGACATTGCTCAACAGCAAATTGCCAGCGCCGAAGACATCGACAACGCCGTGCGCCTCGGCCTGGGCTACCCGCAAGGCCCACTGGCCTGGGGTGACAACCTGGGACCGGTACGCCTGCTGACTATTCTTGAGCGCATGCTCGAAGTCACCGGCGACCCACGTTACCGCCCAAGCCCTTGGCTGCGCCGCCGCGCCCATTTGGGGCTGTCACTGCGTCAAACCGAGCCAAGCGCCGTTTAA